In one window of Oryza sativa Japonica Group chromosome 9, ASM3414082v1 DNA:
- the LOC4347495 gene encoding chloroplast envelope quinone oxidoreductase homolog encodes MATTPSPPPSATTMRAVQYDGYGGGAEGLKHVEVPIPSPKKGEVLIKMEAASINPIDWKIQKGMLRPFLPWKFPSIPACDLAGKVAAVGGGVRRFELGDKVIAINFPSGGGFAEYAVAQASLTVERPPEVSAAEGACLPLAAVTALQALRAAGAGLDDAPPPKNVLVTAASGGVGHFAVQLARLGGHRVTATCGARNLALVAGELGADEALDYATPDGAALRSPSGRRYDAVVHCAPHLPWQVFDRVLAEGDTGGVVVDITPSPAALATALLHRVTFSKKRLTPFMFSPSKADMELLVAMARQGKLKPAVDSCHPLSDATGKVVVKIGEEE; translated from the exons ATGGCCACgacgccgtctcctcctccctccgcgaCGACGATGCGCGCCGTCCAGTAcgacggctacggcggcggagCCGAAGGGCTCAAG CATGTGGAGGTGCCGATCCCGTCGCCGAAGAAAGGCGAGGTGCTGATCAAGATGGAGGCGGCGAGCATCAACCCCATCGACTGGAAGATTCAGAAGGGGATGCTCCGGCCATTCCTGCCATGGAAGTTCCCATCAATTCCAG CGTGCGATCTCGCCGGAAAAgtcgcggcggtcggcggcggcgtgcgcagGTTCGAGCTCGGCGACAAGGTCATCGCCATCAATTTCCCG AGTGGCGGCGGCTTCGCCGAGTACGCGGTGGCGCAGGCGTCGCTCACGGTGGAGCGGCCGCCGGAGGTGTCCGCGGCGGAGGGCGCGTGCCTGCCGCTCGCGGCGGTGACCGCGCTGCAGGCGCTGAGGGCCGCGGGGGCCGGCCTggacgacgcgccgccgcccaagaACGTCCTGGTCACCGCGGCGtccggcggcgtcggccacTTCGCGGTGCAGCTCGCCAGGCTGGGCGGCCACCGCGTCACGGCCACCTGCGGCGCGCGCAACCtcgccctcgtcgccggcgagctcggcgccgacgaggcgcTCGACTACGCCACCCCGGACGGCGCCGCGCTCCGGAGCCCGTCGGGCAGGAGGTACGACGCCGTGGTGCACTGCGCGCCGCACCTCCCCTGGCAGGTGTTCGACCGCGTCCTCGCCGAAGGCGAcaccggcggcgtcgtcgtcgacatcacgccttcccccgcggccttggCCACCGCGCTGCTGCACAGGGTGACCTTCTCCAAGAAGAGGCTGACGCCGTTCATGTTCTCGCCGAGCAAGGCGGACATGGAGCTCCTGGTGGCCATGGCGAGGCAGGGGAAGCTCAAGCCCGCCGTCGACTCGTGCCACCCGCTGAGCGACGCCACCGGCAAGGTCGTCGTCAAAATCGGAGAAGAAGAATGA
- the LOC4347496 gene encoding chloroplast envelope quinone oxidoreductase homolog produces MAAAADAAPKTMRAVQYDKYGGGPEGLKHVEVPIPAPKEGELLIKMEAASINPIDWKIQKGMLRLFLPKKFPFIPVGDLSGEVVELGGGVSGFKPGDKVVSMSFPNCGGLAEYAVAPASLTVARPPEVSAADGATLPAAAGSALQQLKAAGVRFDADADAAAAAGGPKNVLVTAASGGVGHYAVQLAKLAGLHVTATCGARNLAFVRDGLGADEALDYRTPDGAALRSPSGRRYDAVAHCAPPAPWPVFRDALADAGGVVVDLTPGVAATVRSFLHRVTFSKKRLVPLILMPKKEEMEWLVDMAKQGKLKTTIDSKYPLSRAQEAWAKSMEGHATGKIVVEMGGTE; encoded by the exons ATGGCTGCCGCTGCCGACGCTGCTCCAAAGACGATGAGAGCTGTGCAGTACGATAAGTACGGCGGAGGACCAGAAGGCCTCAAG CATGTGGAAGTGCCGATCCCGGCGCCGAAGGAAGGGGAGTTGCTGATCAAGATGGAGGCGGCGAGCATCAACCCCATCGACTGGAAGATTCAGAAGGGGATGCTCCGCCTCTTCCTGCCCAAGAAATTCCCCTTCATTCCAG TTGGTGATCTATCCGGCGAGGTggtggagctcggcggcggcgtgagcggCTTCAAGCCGGGAGACAAGGTCGTTTCCATGAGCTTCCCG AACTGCGGCGGGCTCGCCGAGTacgcggtggcgccggcgtcgCTCACGGTGGCGAGGCCGCCCGAGGTGTCCGCGGCCGATGGCGCCACCttgccggcggccgcgggcTCCGCGCTCCAGCAGCTGAAGGCGGCCGGAGTCAGGTTCGAcgcggacgccgacgccgccgccgccgccggcggccccAAGAACGTGCTGGTCACCGCGGCGTCGGGCGGCGTGGGCCACTACGCCGTTCAGCTCGCCAagctcgccggcctccacgTCACGGCCACCTGCGGCGCCCGCAACCTCGCCTTCGTCCGCGACGGCctcggcgccgacgaggcgcTCGACTACAGGACCCCCGACGGCGCCGCGCTGCGGAGCCCGTCGGGCAGGAGGTACGACGCGGTGGCGCactgcgcgccgccggcgccgtggccGGTGTTCAGGGACGCCctggccgacgccggcggcgtcgtggtCGACCTCACGCCGGgggtcgccgccaccgtcaggTCGTTCCTGCACAGGGTGACCTTCTCCAAGAAGAGGCTCGTGCCGCTGATCCTGATGCCCAAGAAGGAGGAGATGGAGTGGCTGGTCGACATGGCCAAGCAAGGGAAGCTCAAGACCACCATAGATTCCAAGTACCCTCTGAGCAGAGCACAGGAGGCTTGGGCTAAGAGCATGGAAGGCCATGCCACGGGCAAGATCGTTGTAGAAATGGGAGGCACAGAATGA
- the LOC4347497 gene encoding leucine--tRNA ligase, cytoplasmic, translated as MSSNPDGGRSFARRDILLKIQSDAQKWWEESKVFEAEPGNKPPGPGEKFFGNFPYPYMNGLLHLGHAFSLSKLEFGAAYQRLRGSNVLLPFAFHCTGMPIKASADKLSREAQQYGYPPAFPEVEDDSSAEVADSSQADNAASVVPDKFKSKKSKAASKVGMQKFQWEIMRGFGLSDEEIAKFQDPYHWLTYFPPLAKEDLKAFGLGCDWRRSFITTDMNPFYDAFVRWQMRKLKKMGKVVKDMRYTIYSPLDGQPCADHDRASGEGVQPQEYVLIKMEVVPPFPPKLKTMEGRNVYLAAATLRPETMYGQTNCWVLPDGKYGAFEINDTDVFIVTSRAALNLAYQNLSRVPEKPTCLMELSGCDLIGLPLKSPLAFNEIIYALPMLTILTDKGTGIVTSVPSDSPDDFMALQDLVAKPALRQKYGVKDEWVLPFKVVPIINIPEFGDKSAEKVCLDLKIKSQNDKEKLAEAKRMTYLKGFTDGTMIVGEFNGRKVQEAKPLIKNKLLEEGTAVLYSEPEKKVMSRSGDECVVALTDQWYITYGETEWKQKAVQCLEKMNTFSAETRNGFEHTLGWLNQWACSRSFGLGTRIPWDEQFLVESLSDSTLYMAYYTIAHLLQNGNMYGKEISSIRPEQMTDEVWDYVFCDGPAPNSDIPPALLSKMKLEFEYWYPFDIRVSGKDLIQNHLTFSIYNHTALLPEHHWPRGFRCNGHLMLNSEKMSKSTGNFRTLRQAIEEFSSDATRFALADAGDGMDDANFVFETANAAILRLTKEIAWMEEVIAAESSLRAGPPSTYADHVFANEINIAVIETEKSYNAFMFRDALKLGFYDLQLARDEYRLSCGAAGMNRELLWRFMEVQTRLITPICPHYAEHVWRNILRKEGFAIKAGWPIAGTPDPTLRIANKYLQDSIVKFRKLLQKQESGSKKPKKGTAPPPSEQNKLTVGLVYVNENYYGWKEQCLRVLQSKFDSQARLFAPDEEINEALKNCSIGQETNFKQVQKLCMPFIKSKKDEARSVGPHALNLKLPFGEMSVLEENLELIKRQVGLEHAEVLSASDEAARAKAGVHASMLDKTPPSPGEPVAIFMSKLDLEARC; from the coding sequence ATGTCATCAAATCCTGATGGAGGCAGAAGTTTTGCTCGGAGAGATATTTTACTCAAGATCCAGTCAGATGCTCAAAAATGGTGGGAGGAGAGCAAGGTTTTTGAGGCTGAACCTGGGAATAAACCTCCGGGCCCTGGGGAAAAGTTCTTTGGCAACTTTCCATATCCTTACATGAATGGCTTGCTACATTTGGGCCATGCGTTCTCCTTGTCTAAACTTGAGTTTGGTGCTGCATATCAGAGGCTTCGTGGTTCAAATGTTCTTTTGCCATTTGCTTTCCACTGTACGGGAATGCCCATCAAGGCCTCAGCAGATAAACTCTCTAGGGAGGCGCAACAATATGGATATCCTCCAGCGTTTCCTGAAGTAGAGGATGATTCAAGTGCAGAAGTTGCTGATAGTAGCCAGGCTGACAATGCGGCTTCTGTTGTCCCAGATAAATTTAAGAGCAAGAAATCTAAGGCTGCTTCGAAGGTTGGCATGCAGAAGTTTCAGTGGGAGATCATGAGAGGCTTTGGCTTATCAGATGAAGAAATCGCCAAATTTCAGGATCCTTACCACTGGTTAACTTACTTCCCTCCATTGGCGAAGGAGGACCTCAAGGCCTTTGGTCTGGGCTGTGATTGGAGGAGGTCATTCATAACTACTGACATGAACCCCTTCTATGATGCATTTGTCCGGTGGCAAATGAGAAAGCTGAAGAAAATGGGCAAGGTTGTCAAAGATATGAGGTACACAATCTACTCTCCATTGGATGGTCAACCTTGTGCTGACCATGATCGAGCATCTGGTGAAGGTGTACAGCCACAAGAATATGTGTTAATTAAAATGGAAGTTGTTCCACCTTTTCCTCCCAAGTTGAAGACCATGGAAGGAAGAAATGTTTATTTGGCAGCAGCCACATTGAGACCTGAGACAATGTATGGGCAGACAAACTGTTGGGTATTGCCTGATGGAAAATATGGGGCCTTTGAGATCAATGACACTGATGTCTTCATTGTTACATCAAGGGCTGCTCTTAATCTTGCATATCAGAATCTATCAAGGGTCCCAGAAAAACCAACTTGCTTAATGGAGTTATCTGGTTGTGATCTGATTGGTTTACCACTGAAATCCCCTCTTGCCTTCAATGAGATCATATATGCACTTCCCATGCTTACTATCTTAACAGATAAAGGTACTGGCATTGTGACTAGTGTCCCAAGTGATTCTCCAGATGATTTCATGGCACTACAGGATTTAGTCGCAAAGCCAGCTTTGAGACAGAAGTATGGTGTCAAAGATGAATGGGTTCTTCCCTTTAAGGTTGTACCAATAATCAACATTCCTGAATTTGGAGACAAGTCTGCTGAGAAGGTGTGCCTCGATCTTAAGATTAAGAGTCAGAATGACAAGGAGAAGCTTGCTGAAGCAAAAAGGATGACATATCTGAAAGGTTTTACTGATGGGACAATGATTGTAGGGGAGTTCAATGGCAGAAAAGTTCAAGAAGCGAAGCCACTGATAAAGAACAAGCTTTTGGAAGAAGGCACAGCAGTGTTGTATAGCGAGCCTGAGAAGAAAGTTATGTCGAGATCTGGTGATGAGTGTGTTGTTGCTCTCACAGATCAATGGTACATTACTTATGGTGAGACTGAATGGAAGCAGAAGGCAGTTCAATGCTTGGAGAAGATGAATACATTCTCAGCTGAAACTCGTAATGGTTTTGAACACACGTTAGGCTGGCTGAACCAGTGGGCCTGCTCTCGTTCTTTTGGCCTAGGTACTCGCATTCCATGGGATGAGCAGTTCCTTGTAGAATCTCTTTCTGATTCCACCCTCTACATGGCATATTACACAATCGCTCACCTTTTGCAAAATGGCAACATGTATGGCAAGGAAATATCTTCTATCAGACCAGAACAAATGACAGATGAAGTCTGGGATTATGTGTTCTGTGATGGTCCAGCACCCAATAGTGACATCCCTCCTGCCCTCTTGAGCAAAATGAAGCTGGAATTTGAGTACTGGTATCCATTTGATATTCGTGTCTCTGGTAAGGATCTTATCCAAAACCATCTGACTTTCAGCATTTACAATCATACAGCACTTCTTCCAGAGCATCATTGGCCTCGTGGTTTCCGCTGCAATGGACATCTTATGCTTAATTCTGAGAAGATGTCCAAGTCCACAGGGAATTTCCGAACTCTTCGACAGGCCATTGAAGAATTCTCTTCTGATGCCACTAGATTTGCCCTTGCTGATGCCGGTGATGGTATGGATGATGCAAACTTTGTCTTTGAAACAGCAAATGCTGCTATTTTGAGGCTTACAAAAGAAATTGCATGGATGGAAGAGGTTATAGCCGCTGAATCTTCTCTGAGAGCTGGGCCTCCCTCTACCTATGCTGACCATGTGTTTGCCAACGAGATAAACATTGCGGTGATAGAAACTGAGAAGAGCTACAATGCCTTCATGTTCAGAGATGCCCTTAAGTTGGGGTTCTATGACCTACAGTTGGCTAGAGATGAGTACAGACTCTCTTGTGGAGCAGCAGGCATGAATCGTGAATTATTATGGCGGTTCATGGAGGTGCAGACTAGGCTCATTACCCCCATTTGTCCACACTATGCTGAGCATGTGTGGCGAAACATCCTGAGGAAGGAAGGATTTGCAATAAAGGCAGGCTGGCCAATTGCTGGAACCCCAGATCCCACACTAAGAATTGCTAACAAATATTTACAGGACTCCATAGTTAAATTCAGGAAGCTGCTCCAGAAGCAAGAATCTGGTTCCAAGAAACCCAAGAAGGGAACTGCACCTCCTCCATCTGAGCAAAACAAGCTGACTGTTGGTCTGGTCTACGTCAATGAGAACTATTATGGATGGAAAGAGCAATGTTTGAGGGTTCTCCAGTCTAAATTTGATAGCCAAGCACGTTTGTTTGCTCCTGATGAGGAGATTAATGAAGCATTGAAGAACTGCTCCATCGGACAGGAAACTAACTTCAAACAAGTCCAGAAGCTCTGCATGCCTTTCATCAAGTCGAAAAAAGATGAGGCGAGGAGTGTTGGGCCCCACGCTTTGAATTTGAAGCTTCCTTTTGGTGAAATGAGTGTTCTCGAGGAGAACTTGGAGCTGATCAAGAGGCAGGTAGGCCTTGAACATGCAGAGGTCCTGTCTGCTTCTGATGAGGCTGCTCGTGCTAAAGCTGGCGTGCATGCTTCTATGCTGGACAAGACCCCGCCTTCTCCTGGTGAGCCAGTAGCAATCTTCATGAGCAAACTAGACCTCGAAGCGCGGTGCTGA
- the LOC4347498 gene encoding uncharacterized protein: protein MLKVVESYAPNIATFHFRGHVHAVRMLGLLQVKDLEMSCSDHSSILCYALTNLLSIVPNVEKLRISSQTQIVSTQTVPGKYLRLKHLHISLNRSPNFDYLSLVSFLDASPSLETFILHIWDIYIPLGHMGHPWTLGDSEQLRQMPGHRHDSLKKFEVVGSCYAKGLVELTCHILETTSSLDRIKLDTCGYVGLCASGSGRCYPHYTEQIMEACNSVLAIRTYIMGKVPPTVKFELVEPCSRCPVQ from the exons ATGCTGAAAGTGGTAGAGAGCTATGCTCCAAATATCGCCACCTTTCACTTCCGGGGTCATGTTCATGCAGTGCGAATGTTGGGTTTACTGCAAGTAAAAGACCTTGAGATGTCATGTTCAGATCACTCTAGCATTCTCTGCTATGCTCTCACCAATCTTTTGTCTATTGTCCCAAATGTTGAAAAACTTAGAATATCATCACAAACACAG ATTGTCAGTACACAAACTGTACCAGGGAAATATCTTCGCCTCAAGCACTTGCATATATCTCTTAACAGGTCCCCAAACTTtgattatctttctcttgttTCTTTTCTCGATGCCTCTCCTTCACTCGAGACTTTCATCTTGCAT ATATGGGACATATACATACCACTGGGTCATATGGGGCATCCTTGGACTCTTGGAGACTCTGAACAGCTGAGGCAGATGCCAGGACACCGCCATGACAGTCTCAAGAAATTCGAGGTCGTCGGTTCCTGCTACGCGAAGGGCTTGGTCGAGCTAACATGTCATATCCTTGAGACGACATCGTCGCTCGATCGTATTAAACTCGACACCTGTGGTTATGTTGGGCTTTGTGCTTCCGGCAGTGGCAGATGTTACCCACATTATACAGAACAAATCATGGAGGCCTGTAATTCAGTCTTGGCTATCAGGACATACATCATGGGGAAAGTTCCACCTACAGTGAAGTTTGAACTTGTTGAGCCTTGCAGCCGTTGCCCTGTACAGTAG
- the LOC112935983 gene encoding putative F-box/LRR-repeat protein At3g59160, which produces MASSPTTDGLTESVAKRKGSPCQQDDDCQDDKRIRSGADLLEDIFWYIHSLMPLRDAARAACVSHSFLRSWRCYPYLMFSEELLRLQESAFSDDERTRNLISKVNHILQNHSGIGVKKLELVFLDSTDVDLSYIDSWLHKAVTRGIEELTLILPINSNAEYSFPCSLLSDGNGNSIQYLHLSRCAIRPTADLGCLRTLTTLHLYSVRITGFELEYLLSNSPALEWLIMMDCKEIVQLKIPSC; this is translated from the exons ATGGCTTCCTCTCCGACGACAG ATGGATTAACTGAGTCAGTGGCCAAAAGGAAGGGCTCTCCTTGCCAACAAGATGATGATTGCCAAGATGACAAACGAATAAGATCAGGTGCAGACCTTCTAGAG GACATTTTTTGGTACATTCATTCCTTAATGCCACTTCGAGATGCTGCTCGTGCTGCTTGTGTGTCTCATTCATTTTTACGATCTTGGAGATGCTATCCCTACCTTATGTTCAGTGAGGAGCTACTCCGATTGCAGGAGAGTGCATTTAGTGATGATGAGAGAACGAGAAATCTCATCAGCAAAGTTAACCACATTTTACAAAATCACTCAGGCATTGGCGTGAAGAAACTAGAGCTTGTTTTCTTGGATAGTACTGATGTGGACTTAAGTTATATTGACAGTTGGCTTCACAAGGCTGTCACACGAGGGATTGAAGAACTCACCCTGATACTGCCTATAAACAGCAATGCAGAATACAGCTTCCCATGTTCGCTTTTATCTGATGGTAATGGTAACTCGATTCAGTATCTTCATCTCTCTCGCTGTGCCATCCGCCCCACTGCTGATCTTGGTTGCCTGAGAACATTGACAACGTTGCATCTATATTCCGTGCGAATCACTGGGTTTGAGCTAGAGTACCTTCTTTCCAATTCACCCGCATTGGAGTGGTTGATAATGATGGATTGTAAAGAGATAGTTCAGTTGAAGATACCAAGTTGCTGA